The Nitrospirota bacterium DNA window AGTTTGTGGTATATTTTCGGCATATGCACATGCGATATCAAATGCAAATTCAACAATTCCTATGATTGGTGCAAGTGGTGCGGTATCAGGCATTTTAGGTGCATATTTACTTCTTTTCCCGAGGGCAAATATACATACCTTAATATTTTTAGGATTTTTTATAACTACAGTAAGAATTCCGGCCTTGATAGTTATTGGATTTTGGGCTATTATACAATTTATTAATGGATTGATAAGTACAGGACTGAATGAGGCTGGTGGTGTTGCATGGTTTGCACATATCGGGGGTTTCCTTATGGGTCTTTTAACTGTAAAATTATGGTTACCAAGGAGGGTTAGACAGTGGTTGTAACATGTCCGAGATGCAAGACAAGATTGAAAATTGACGAAAGTAAGATTAAAGCAGAAGGCTCAAGATTTAAATGCCCAAAATGTAGCACCCCTCTTTTCATAAAAAAACCTGCTCCAATAACTGAAAAAGCTCCTGATAATAAGAAAATAATAATAGCACATTCAAATCCTGATATTATCAATGAAATACAATCAATTCTATCCAATAAGGGATATCAGGTAATCACTTCATCTGATGGAATTGATACAATGGTTAAGACACTTAAAGAGTTGCCATTTGCTGTTATAATTGAAGCTGCTCTTCCCAAGATTTATGGTTTTGAAGTTTGTAATAGATTGAAATCAAGGGCTGAAACTAAAAATATTAAGTTCATACTTGTCAGCTCTATCTATGATAAAGTTAGATATAAAAGAGAACCCACTTCTCTTTACGAAGCAGATGATTTTATTGATGAGCATAAATTGTCTGAGGCCCTTCTTGATAAAATTAATGCATTAAGAGAGAAAAAACCTGCTGAGAAAGAGAAACATATTGAAAAACCTGAAGAAAAAGTAATATCTGAAAAAGTTGAGAAAAAACCTGAACCAGCAAGAAGACAACTTGTCGAGGATGTCAAACCTGACATAGACGATAAAGTTGAAAGAGCAAAAAGACTTGCACGGACTATAATATCAGATATCTATTTATACAATACTCCCAGGTTCGATAACTCTATCAAAAATGGGACTTTTTATTCCGAATTTTCAAATGAAATTAAGGATGGAATGAAGCTATATGAAAGTAGAATACCAGAAGAAGTTCGGAAAAAAGGTGATTTTTTTCATGAGGTGATAAGAGAGTTTATTGAAAGCAAAAAAAATTATAACTAAAAAATTAGAAAAATAAAGATATTTGGTTAAAATAAAAGATATTTTCTCTTAATTCTTCTTTTCAGGAAAAATAAACCCTTGCCTTATTATTTAATTTCAGAGTATATTAGCACTCACTAAGTGTGAGTGCTAATAAAATCATTAAATAAATATTATGAAAGGAGAAATGCGTTATGAAGTTTAAACCATTAAGAGATAGGGTATTTGTTAAATTTTCTTCAGAGGAAGAAAAAACAGCAGGTGGTCTTTTTATTCCTGACACAGCAAAAGAAAAGCCTCAAAAGGGAACAGTAATTGCGGTCGGGGCTGGTAGAATCACTGATGACGGAAAGCGTCAACCTATGGATGTGAAAGTTGGGGATACAATCTTATTTGATAAGTATTCAGGTTCAAAAATAAAAATTGATGATGAAGAATACCTTATTATAAGGGAAGAAGACATTTTAGGGATTGTTGAAAGCTAAAATTAAATAGAAGGAGGATTAGAAATGGCAGCTAAACAGCTACTTTTTGATGATGCAGCAAGAAATTCGATATTAAAAGGAGTTACCTTACTTACAGATGCTGTGAAGGCAACTCTTGGACCTAAGGGAAGGAATGCAATACTTGACAAAAAATTCGGTGCCCCTACCATTACAAAAGATGGTGTCACCGTTGCAAAGGAAATTGAACTAAAAGACCCATGGGAAAACATGGGAGCCCAATTGGTCAGGGAGGTTGCCTCAAAAACATCTGATATTGCTGGTGATGGAACAACCACAGCTACTGTTCTTGCACACGCTATCTACAGAGAGGGAATTAAAAATGTTGCCGCTGGTGCGAATCCAATGGATCTGAAAAGAGGGATAGAGAAAGCGGTTGAAATAGTTA harbors:
- a CDS encoding rhomboid family intramembrane serine protease, with product MIPYKDDNPTYRIPVITIIIIVLNILAFFLQMAYPSGFKEVAYAYGAIPHSILTFESTQPIHPAATIFTSMFMHGGLFHLGGNMLYLWIFGNNIEDKLGHIRFVIFYIVCGIFSAYAHAISNANSTIPMIGASGAVSGILGAYLLLFPRANIHTLIFLGFFITTVRIPALIVIGFWAIIQFINGLISTGLNEAGGVAWFAHIGGFLMGLLTVKLWLPRRVRQWL
- a CDS encoding zinc-ribbon domain-containing protein, encoding MVVTCPRCKTRLKIDESKIKAEGSRFKCPKCSTPLFIKKPAPITEKAPDNKKIIIAHSNPDIINEIQSILSNKGYQVITSSDGIDTMVKTLKELPFAVIIEAALPKIYGFEVCNRLKSRAETKNIKFILVSSIYDKVRYKREPTSLYEADDFIDEHKLSEALLDKINALREKKPAEKEKHIEKPEEKVISEKVEKKPEPARRQLVEDVKPDIDDKVERAKRLARTIISDIYLYNTPRFDNSIKNGTFYSEFSNEIKDGMKLYESRIPEEVRKKGDFFHEVIREFIESKKNYN
- the groES gene encoding co-chaperone GroES, with amino-acid sequence MKFKPLRDRVFVKFSSEEEKTAGGLFIPDTAKEKPQKGTVIAVGAGRITDDGKRQPMDVKVGDTILFDKYSGSKIKIDDEEYLIIREEDILGIVES